The Mastacembelus armatus chromosome 9, fMasArm1.2, whole genome shotgun sequence genome contains a region encoding:
- the lman2lb gene encoding lectin, mannose-binding 2-like b — MGVAVTKSNQSRLRSFSVLCSMSPFKNVPQLACLFVTVFILMSQALADKQEVVEEFLKREYSLAKPYRGLGFSGSSQWDLMGTAVVTTDYVRLTPDLQSRQGAVWSRIPFFLRDWELKVHFKIYGQGKKNFNGDGLAIWLTKDRMKNGPVFGNMNEFTGLGIFVDTYPNDDKSHDRAFPYISVMLGNGTLSYDHDHDGRSAGLGGCTAMARNAIFDTFLLVRYSRNRLTLMVDVEGKQEWKECADISGLRLPTGYFFGASSATGDLSDNHDIISMKLYQLTLERTPEEEEDEEVTIPRVDHMEQFEVNVQDEEMSGVQFFFTLLFSILGVGVLAVVGLMVYGRWKENRRKRFY, encoded by the exons ATGGGTGTTGCAGTAACTAAATCAAATCAGAGTAGATTGAGAAGTTTCTCCGTTTTGTGTTCAATGTCTCCTTTTAAAAACGTCCCCCAAttagcatgtttgtttgttacagtttttattttgatgagcCAGGCATTGGCAGACAAACAGGAGGTTGTAGAGGAGTTTCTGAAGCGGGAATATTCCCTGGCAAAACCATATCGGG GGTTGGGattctctggttcttcacagTGGGATCTGATGGGAACTGCCGTGGTTACAACTGACTATGTGAGGCTGACCCCAGACCTGCAGAGCAGACAGGGAGCAGTGTGGAGTCGAATT CCTTTCTTCTTGCGGGACTGGGAGCTCAAGGTGCACTTTAAAATATATGGCCAGGGAAAGAAAAATTTCAACGGGGATGGACTTGCCATTTGGTTAACCAAAGATCGCATGAAGAATG GTCCTGTGTTTGGCAACATGAATGAGTTTACTGGACTTGGAATATTTGTGGACACATACCCCAATGATGACAAGAGTCACGAT AGGGCTTTTCCGTACATATCTGTAATGCTGGGGAATGGGACTCTGTCATATGATCATGATCATGATGGACGCTCCGCTGGACTTGGGGGTTGTACAGCTATGGCGCGTAATGCAATCTTCGACACGTTTCTGCTTGTTAGATACTCCAGAAACAGACTCACG CTCATGGTGGACGTAGAAGGAAAGCAGGAATGGAAAGAGTGTGCTGACATCTCAGGACTACGACTACCTACAGGCTACTTCTTTGGTGCCTCCTCTGCCACTGGAGACCTGTCAG ATAACCACGACATCATCTCCATGAAGCTGTACCAACTGACACTAGAGAGGActccagaggaggaggaagacgaggaggTCACCATACCCAGAGTTGACCACATGGAACAGTTTGAAG TGAATGTCCAGGATGAAGAGATGAGTGGAGTCCAGTTCTTCTTCACCCTCCTCTTCTCTATCCTGGGCGTGGGTGTGCTGGCAGTGGTAGGGCTGATGGTTTACGGCCGCTGGAAGGAAAACAGACGTAAACGCTTCTATTGA